A window of the Thermodesulfobacteriota bacterium genome harbors these coding sequences:
- a CDS encoding class I SAM-dependent methyltransferase translates to MAPVPDWFAKDSITRQVFQKTNTKAVFSLIKAVFLSKLCAMGYVFDFNDAKDYDQWFNNTQNRFAADLESRLMVEMLSPMRGEALLDIGCGTGASLLPFMEKGLNVTGLDPSPYMLDITLKNLGNRVDLYRGFAEDLPFDDNSFNYACLVTTLEFVDDPRKAIEEACRVAKDRIFIGVLNRYAIKGIERRVRGIFTKTIFNHAKFFSVWEIKQIIKASLGPVPVSWRTVCQLPVKSVKFTHRVEQSRFIQRFPFGAFAGIVVSLVPRFRTRPLAMKYRRKHTVSTAPG, encoded by the coding sequence GTGGCCCCTGTTCCCGACTGGTTTGCAAAGGATTCGATCACCCGGCAGGTATTTCAGAAAACAAACACAAAAGCTGTTTTCTCCTTGATAAAGGCTGTTTTTTTATCTAAATTGTGTGCCATGGGCTATGTATTCGATTTTAATGATGCCAAAGATTACGACCAATGGTTTAACAATACCCAGAACAGGTTTGCCGCTGATCTTGAGAGCCGGCTTATGGTCGAGATGCTCAGCCCCATGCGAGGAGAGGCACTGCTCGATATTGGCTGCGGAACCGGAGCAAGCCTTTTGCCGTTCATGGAAAAGGGCCTTAATGTAACCGGGCTGGATCCATCTCCGTATATGCTTGATATTACGCTTAAAAATTTGGGGAATCGTGTGGACCTTTATCGTGGGTTTGCCGAAGATCTTCCCTTTGATGATAATTCTTTTAACTATGCATGCCTGGTGACCACCCTTGAATTTGTTGATGATCCCCGAAAAGCCATAGAGGAAGCCTGCAGGGTGGCCAAAGACAGAATATTTATCGGGGTGCTCAACAGATACGCCATTAAAGGAATCGAGCGTCGGGTCAGGGGAATATTTACCAAAACCATTTTTAACCATGCAAAATTCTTTAGTGTCTGGGAAATAAAGCAAATCATCAAAGCGAGTTTGGGACCCGTTCCTGTATCCTGGAGGACGGTATGCCAACTTCCGGTGAAATCGGTAAAATTCACCCATAGAGTAGAACAATCCAGGTTTATTCAAAGATTTCCCTTTGGTGCTTTTGCAGGTATTGTGGTTTCACTTGTCCCCCGTTTCAGGACCAGGCCCCTTGCGATGAAATATCGGCGGAAACATACAGTCAGTACTGCGCCGGGATAA
- the amrS gene encoding AmmeMemoRadiSam system radical SAM enzyme, translating to MKAYLFDTLKDNKVQCNLCNHRCIIKEGKRGICGVRENREGTLETLVYGKLIARHIDPIEKKPLFHLLPGSLSYSVATVGCNFKCLFCQNADIAQMPSDNQGMIMGDSSTPEDVVHAAVKGGCKNIAYTYTEPTVFFEFAHDTAKLANKRGIYNVFVTNGYMTSEALKKISPYLDAANVDLKAFNDDFYKKYCSAKLEHVKKTLQTMKILGIFVEITTLLIPGLNDDKTELKDLASFIAKSLGPGTPWHISRFHPTYKLTDRPPTPVKTLVMAREIGINAGLKYVYTGNVPGENGEKTYCYHCSRILIDRWGYTINNNLIENGRCPHCGAIIDGIGM from the coding sequence ATGAAAGCCTATCTTTTCGACACATTAAAGGATAATAAGGTTCAATGTAACCTTTGCAATCATCGCTGTATCATAAAGGAAGGAAAGCGGGGGATTTGTGGTGTCCGGGAAAACCGGGAAGGAACATTGGAAACGCTTGTGTATGGAAAGCTGATTGCCCGGCATATCGATCCCATTGAAAAAAAACCTCTTTTTCATCTTCTACCGGGCAGCCTGTCTTACTCCGTCGCAACGGTGGGCTGCAATTTCAAATGTCTTTTCTGCCAGAATGCAGATATTGCACAAATGCCGTCGGACAACCAAGGTATGATCATGGGAGATTCCAGCACTCCCGAAGATGTGGTTCATGCAGCGGTAAAAGGAGGATGTAAAAACATCGCTTATACTTATACCGAACCCACCGTATTTTTTGAATTTGCCCATGATACGGCAAAACTGGCAAATAAAAGGGGAATCTATAATGTTTTTGTCACCAATGGATACATGACATCAGAAGCCCTTAAAAAGATAAGTCCATATCTGGATGCAGCCAATGTGGACTTAAAGGCGTTTAACGATGACTTTTATAAAAAATATTGTTCAGCTAAATTAGAGCATGTCAAAAAAACACTGCAGACGATGAAAATCCTCGGTATTTTTGTTGAAATTACCACTCTGCTTATTCCCGGACTGAACGATGACAAAACTGAGCTGAAAGACTTGGCATCATTCATTGCAAAGTCATTAGGCCCGGGAACCCCTTGGCATATCAGCCGTTTTCATCCCACCTATAAACTGACCGACCGACCTCCGACACCGGTTAAAACGTTGGTGATGGCACGTGAAATCGGCATAAATGCAGGATTGAAATATGTTTATACCGGTAATGTACCCGGGGAAAATGGTGAAAAAACGTATTGTTATCATTGCAGCAGGATTCTCATCGACCGGTGGGGTTATACAATCAATAACAATTTAATTGAAAACGGCCGGTGCCCCCATTGCGGTGCAATCATAGACGGGATTGGCATGTAA
- a CDS encoding prenyltransferase, whose translation MDRTKSAAIWGPMRLPFLVLTPACVLLGVATTVWSGSELNLFHLIVVLIGAVATHIGVNALNEYDDFKSGLDFKTDPTPFSGGSKALPNNPHKAHLGLITGLIALAIALLTGIYFIYIRGFWLLPLGVFGLIIVVVYTRWITKNPFLCLFAPGLGFGPLMVIGTDFVLTGSYSSTAFVASMVPFFLVNDLLLLNQFPDVTADKGVGRKHFPIIIGRKASVKIYGFFLAGAYITIVLGYMAGMLPVEAFLAFLSIFLAIPTVKGVAQHANDIPKLIPYMGKSVIIIIATPVLLAVGLFVGGQ comes from the coding sequence ATGGACAGGACAAAAAGTGCAGCGATATGGGGCCCTATGCGGTTGCCGTTTCTTGTTTTAACCCCGGCATGTGTTCTGCTGGGTGTTGCCACAACGGTATGGTCGGGAAGCGAATTAAATCTGTTTCATCTGATAGTCGTTCTTATCGGTGCAGTGGCAACGCACATTGGTGTAAATGCTTTAAATGAATATGATGATTTTAAAAGCGGCCTTGATTTCAAAACAGATCCAACCCCGTTCAGCGGTGGAAGCAAAGCCCTTCCTAATAATCCCCATAAGGCCCATTTAGGCCTTATCACAGGATTGATAGCCCTAGCGATTGCTCTCCTTACAGGAATATACTTTATCTACATACGGGGGTTTTGGCTTTTGCCTTTGGGTGTTTTTGGCCTGATTATTGTGGTCGTTTATACCAGATGGATCACCAAAAATCCGTTTTTATGTTTATTTGCTCCCGGACTTGGGTTTGGCCCGTTAATGGTAATAGGTACTGACTTTGTGCTTACAGGTTCATATTCGTCAACCGCTTTTGTCGCGTCCATGGTTCCTTTCTTTCTGGTCAACGATCTGTTACTGTTAAACCAGTTTCCGGACGTCACTGCAGATAAGGGTGTGGGGAGAAAGCATTTTCCCATCATAATCGGAAGAAAGGCCAGTGTAAAAATTTACGGTTTTTTTCTGGCAGGCGCCTATATAACCATTGTTTTAGGATATATGGCCGGAATGCTTCCCGTGGAGGCATTTCTGGCCTTTTTATCCATTTTCCTGGCAATTCCAACGGTAAAAGGAGTCGCCCAACATGCCAATGATATCCCCAAACTGATTCCTTATATGGGTAAAAGTGTAATCATCATTATCGCAACACCGGTACTGCTAGCGGTTGGTTTGTTTGTCGGTGGGCAATAA
- a CDS encoding isoprenylcysteine carboxylmethyltransferase family protein, with product MNSKQNESVSMTKDMGQKKFIHDIKHRRHRFRQFLGIALTILFSAAGQPKTSWFVVGALLIFTGISVRLWASGHVKKDKVLATDGPYAFVRHPLYVGNILLGFGFSLASGLWWSFPLLIVFLIGFYPPAIRKEDEKLHQLFKQDWEKWCRDTKALIPRFTPLHKEQHGGWSFWQSLRQNGEPIIALFLLCCLYYLFLKLI from the coding sequence ATGAATTCAAAACAAAACGAGAGCGTTTCTATGACGAAAGATATGGGACAGAAAAAATTTATCCATGATATAAAACACCGCAGGCACCGCTTCCGCCAGTTTCTTGGCATCGCTTTGACCATACTGTTTTCCGCGGCAGGGCAGCCTAAAACCAGCTGGTTTGTTGTTGGTGCGCTGCTGATTTTTACCGGAATTTCTGTGCGGTTGTGGGCGTCGGGACATGTAAAAAAAGATAAGGTCCTTGCCACTGACGGACCTTATGCCTTTGTGAGGCACCCGCTGTATGTAGGGAACATACTGCTTGGATTCGGATTCTCCCTGGCCTCCGGGCTATGGTGGTCTTTTCCCCTGCTGATTGTTTTTTTAATCGGTTTTTATCCCCCGGCCATTCGCAAGGAAGATGAAAAACTTCATCAACTATTTAAACAAGACTGGGAAAAATGGTGCCGGGATACAAAGGCGCTAATCCCACGCTTTACTCCGCTTCATAAAGAGCAGCATGGGGGCTGGTCATTTTGGCAAAGCCTGCGGCAAAACGGTGAGCCTATTATTGCACTTTTTTTACTTTGTTGTCTTTATTATCTTTTTCTCAAACTGATATAA
- a CDS encoding RIO1 family regulatory kinase/ATPase has translation MQNHISGINEDELLRWIETSIRTGSNILSHGYQGHIYLYQGESRRLIIKAPMGWGVGKFIRRIMLRNEFRIYSRLSGVGGIPRCFGFLKKKYLALQLIDGVSIKNAKIANREQFYKTLLDLIKNLHAAGVAHGDLKKKDNLLVVDQQTPCVIDFGVAVIKKKGFAPLNHFIYNMLVKFDFNAWAKLKYNGKLESISDKDREYYHRTLVETVSHKIKRIYRNCKRRLF, from the coding sequence ATGCAAAACCATATCAGCGGCATCAACGAAGACGAACTGCTTCGGTGGATTGAAACCAGCATAAGAACCGGATCGAATATTTTAAGCCACGGTTACCAGGGGCATATCTACCTTTATCAGGGTGAAAGCCGACGACTGATAATCAAGGCCCCTATGGGCTGGGGGGTAGGAAAATTCATCCGGCGGATCATGCTGCGTAATGAATTTCGGATTTATTCTAGGCTTTCCGGTGTTGGCGGAATCCCCCGCTGCTTTGGTTTTTTAAAGAAAAAATACTTGGCGCTCCAGTTGATAGACGGGGTGTCCATTAAGAATGCAAAAATTGCCAATCGAGAACAATTCTATAAAACCCTCCTCGACCTGATCAAAAACCTGCATGCCGCAGGCGTCGCCCACGGTGATCTTAAAAAAAAGGACAATCTCCTTGTGGTTGACCAGCAAACTCCCTGTGTGATCGACTTTGGTGTGGCGGTGATCAAAAAAAAGGGATTTGCCCCGCTAAATCATTTTATTTATAATATGTTAGTTAAGTTCGATTTTAATGCCTGGGCGAAGTTGAAGTATAACGGCAAACTGGAAAGCATTTCAGATAAAGACAGAGAATATTATCACAGGACTCTCGTTGAAACCGTATCTCACAAAATCAAGCGGATTTACCGAAATTGCAAACGGAGATTATTTTGA
- a CDS encoding FlgO family outer membrane protein: protein MKNIKTYALISLFLFSLAGCASRPVTVDQPIPDTIKKRTPRYASLDDALDYTGKALSNELQEIAKRDVDKAGKATVIIIADFATVEGKITRFSRYIADKLTPYFARSKNFSVLERALIDKVIEEHKFQASPFVDEDSTQEFGKLLGAETIVAGTISELGNAFYINTKAVDVTKGNILASLDVEIRRNARMVDLYHSDLPHLNKKKVITKVFRAQGIGIPSSKHKNRSVARALAFRAAKGDAMRNLLEQIQSTQITSDTKIKDMMAENDTVRIQLNSSLRGARVVNKKQMPDGSVEVEMEVELTEDFINAVYGE from the coding sequence GTGAAAAATATAAAGACCTATGCTTTAATTTCACTGTTTTTATTCAGTCTGGCCGGTTGTGCTTCCCGCCCTGTGACTGTGGACCAGCCGATACCTGATACAATCAAAAAAAGAACCCCCCGGTATGCGTCTTTGGACGACGCGCTGGATTATACCGGCAAAGCGCTGAGCAATGAATTGCAGGAAATTGCCAAAAGAGATGTTGACAAGGCCGGTAAGGCGACCGTCATTATCATCGCCGATTTTGCCACCGTTGAAGGAAAGATCACTCGTTTTAGCCGATATATCGCAGATAAATTAACCCCCTATTTTGCACGGTCTAAAAATTTTTCAGTTTTAGAAAGAGCGTTGATTGACAAAGTCATTGAAGAGCATAAATTCCAGGCGTCTCCCTTTGTGGATGAAGACTCAACTCAGGAATTCGGGAAACTTCTAGGGGCTGAAACCATAGTTGCCGGAACCATATCAGAGCTTGGCAATGCGTTTTATATCAATACCAAAGCGGTTGATGTCACCAAAGGAAATATATTGGCTTCCCTTGACGTTGAAATTAGAAGAAACGCCCGAATGGTTGACCTTTACCATTCAGATCTGCCTCACTTAAATAAAAAGAAAGTGATCACCAAAGTTTTTCGGGCTCAGGGAATCGGTATCCCGTCCTCAAAACATAAAAACAGGTCTGTGGCGAGAGCCCTTGCATTTCGAGCCGCCAAGGGAGACGCCATGCGAAATCTTCTTGAGCAGATACAGTCCACCCAAATCACCTCCGATACCAAGATTAAAGACATGATGGCGGAAAACGACACCGTCCGTATTCAGTTAAATTCAAGCCTGCGGGGAGCCCGCGTGGTCAATAAAAAACAAATGCCGGACGGTTCGGTTGAAGTGGAAATGGAAGTGGAGCTGACCGAAGATTTTATCAATGCAGTTTATGGCGAGTAA
- a CDS encoding branched-chain amino acid ABC transporter substrate-binding protein: protein MFLVLTMSGSGLAASAIKLGVAGPHSGDLASYGIPTIKAAELVVKDINAKGGVLGKKVKLLVEDDVCKPEIATNTATKLISLKADIVLGHICSGATKAALGIYKDSKLIAMSPSATNPALTQSGDYPNFYRTIASDDAQAKLEVDFALDVLKLSKIAVLHDKGDYGKGLAEFAKAFLEKDKRAKVVLYEGITPGAVDYSAVVQKIKRKKAEAVIFGGYHPEASKIVSQMRKKRMKTIFISDDGVKDDTFIKVAGKYAEGVYATGPKDVSKNPMAIAANEAHKKAYGKDPGAFFLNAYSAALALLNAIEKAGSTDYNAVSKALTTEYVQTPLGKISFDKRGDAIGVGFSMYQVQKGVYVEVK from the coding sequence ATGTTCCTGGTGCTGACCATGTCCGGCAGCGGACTTGCTGCAAGTGCAATCAAGCTCGGAGTTGCTGGCCCGCACAGCGGTGATCTGGCGTCTTATGGTATCCCGACCATTAAGGCGGCAGAGCTGGTGGTCAAGGATATAAATGCAAAGGGCGGCGTTCTCGGCAAAAAGGTGAAGCTTTTGGTGGAAGATGATGTCTGTAAACCGGAGATAGCCACCAACACGGCGACCAAGCTGATATCCCTAAAGGCGGATATCGTGCTGGGACATATCTGCAGTGGCGCTACCAAAGCCGCTCTTGGAATCTATAAGGATTCCAAGCTGATCGCCATGTCTCCTTCTGCCACAAACCCTGCCCTGACCCAGAGCGGCGATTATCCCAATTTTTATCGGACCATCGCTTCAGACGATGCCCAGGCAAAACTGGAAGTCGATTTTGCCCTTGACGTTTTAAAGCTGAGCAAAATTGCGGTGCTTCATGACAAGGGTGACTATGGTAAAGGTCTGGCAGAATTTGCCAAGGCTTTCCTGGAAAAAGACAAACGAGCCAAAGTCGTGCTGTACGAAGGGATTACACCGGGTGCAGTTGATTATTCAGCGGTTGTGCAGAAAATCAAACGTAAAAAAGCCGAGGCGGTTATATTCGGCGGTTATCATCCTGAAGCATCAAAGATAGTGAGCCAGATGCGCAAAAAAAGAATGAAAACCATTTTTATTTCCGATGACGGCGTAAAGGATGATACCTTTATCAAGGTGGCCGGCAAGTATGCTGAAGGAGTCTATGCGACCGGCCCCAAGGATGTGTCAAAAAATCCGATGGCTATTGCCGCCAATGAGGCCCATAAAAAGGCATACGGGAAAGATCCGGGTGCTTTCTTTTTAAATGCCTATTCGGCTGCACTGGCATTGCTCAATGCCATCGAAAAGGCGGGTTCTACGGATTATAATGCCGTTTCAAAAGCCCTTACCACCGAGTATGTCCAAACCCCCCTTGGCAAGATAAGCTTTGACAAAAGAGGGGATGCCATCGGTGTCGGTTTTTCCATGTACCAGGTGCAAAAAGGCGTCTATGTTGAAGTAAAATAA